A window of the Oscillospiraceae bacterium genome harbors these coding sequences:
- the spoIVB gene encoding SpoIVB peptidase codes for MITKKNGKQMAAVLAAALLLSTAAASAAGPPVALTASAGVCMLVPCGTPFGIKMLTNGVVVVGTADLQTSTGAVNPAAKADVHVGDIIRTVNGKAATGNDQLGQMIQSSGGKALQLKLLRGGTELTASLLPVQSAGGWRAGLWVRDSAAGVGTLTFYDPQTKTFAGLGHGITDPDTHTIMPFGCGDIVPVTVSGVRSGTPGSPGELEGYFTSDSPIGTLYANSERGVFGKMKQAPSGKAVPLCPASEVKSGPVQILCTIDGGAPKAYSAEIELLNIRGTQNKNMILHVTDEALLSKTGGIVQGMSGSPVLQQGRLVGAVTHVFVNDPTRGYGILAENMLKGESASAA; via the coding sequence ATGATAACGAAAAAAAACGGAAAACAGATGGCAGCTGTGCTGGCTGCCGCGCTGCTGCTCAGTACAGCGGCGGCTTCGGCGGCAGGTCCGCCGGTTGCGCTCACTGCCAGTGCAGGTGTGTGCATGCTGGTTCCATGCGGTACTCCTTTTGGAATCAAAATGCTTACAAATGGGGTTGTCGTAGTGGGTACAGCGGATTTGCAGACCTCCACGGGGGCGGTGAATCCCGCGGCGAAGGCGGATGTGCATGTTGGGGATATCATTCGTACGGTCAACGGTAAAGCAGCGACGGGCAATGACCAGCTGGGGCAGATGATTCAAAGCAGCGGCGGCAAAGCCCTACAGCTGAAGCTGCTGCGCGGCGGTACCGAGCTGACGGCAAGCTTGCTGCCTGTACAGAGCGCAGGCGGCTGGCGGGCCGGCTTGTGGGTGCGTGACAGCGCCGCCGGGGTCGGTACCCTGACTTTTTACGACCCACAGACCAAAACCTTTGCCGGCTTAGGACATGGCATCACTGACCCGGACACGCACACCATTATGCCGTTTGGCTGCGGCGATATTGTGCCGGTTACGGTTTCAGGCGTTCGCAGCGGCACGCCCGGTTCGCCTGGGGAGCTGGAGGGCTATTTTACTTCGGATTCTCCGATAGGTACGCTGTACGCGAATTCCGAACGCGGTGTTTTTGGCAAAATGAAACAGGCACCCAGTGGTAAGGCGGTACCCCTTTGTCCGGCAAGTGAGGTCAAAAGCGGCCCCGTACAAATTTTATGCACAATAGACGGCGGTGCGCCAAAAGCATACAGTGCAGAAATTGAGCTGCTGAATATCCGCGGAACGCAAAACAAAAATATGATTCTGCACGTAACCGATGAAGCGCTGCTCAGCAAAACGGGCGGCATTGTGCAGGGAATGAGCGGCAGCCCTGTTTTGCAGCAGGGACGCTTAGTAGGCGCTGTCACGCATGTCTTTGTCAATGACCCCACGCGCGGATATGGCATCCTTGCGGAAAATATGCTGAAAGGCGAAAGCGCCTCTGCTGCCTAA
- the spo0A gene encoding sporulation transcription factor Spo0A, whose protein sequence is MDNSIKLMIANENPEYQQESTHVFEENGFQVTYTQKDGTSLLKAIETDQPDAVLAPIFMPGLDAVGVLNALKEDHMKHQPAFVVESNFTSPTIEREVLSSGAAYLAVQPYETVQLAHRIRQLLTMENPAMPCQETLEIQVTEILHQIGVPAHIKGYHYLRDSILMAVENPDIINAVTKQLYPGVAKKYGTTPSRVERAIRHAIEVAWDRGDVDILNSYFGYTIHNTRGKPTNSEFIAMISDRLRLHMKTAG, encoded by the coding sequence ATGGATAACAGCATAAAACTCATGATTGCCAACGAAAACCCGGAATATCAGCAGGAGAGCACCCATGTCTTTGAGGAGAACGGATTCCAGGTAACCTATACCCAAAAAGACGGCACCAGCCTGCTCAAAGCGATTGAAACCGACCAACCGGACGCCGTGCTTGCGCCCATCTTTATGCCCGGCCTGGATGCAGTTGGGGTGCTGAATGCTTTAAAAGAAGACCACATGAAGCATCAGCCGGCATTTGTAGTCGAAAGCAACTTTACCAGCCCGACAATCGAGCGCGAAGTGCTTTCTTCCGGTGCAGCCTATCTTGCAGTGCAGCCTTATGAAACAGTTCAGCTTGCCCACCGCATTCGCCAACTGCTTACTATGGAAAATCCGGCAATGCCTTGCCAGGAAACACTGGAAATTCAGGTGACAGAAATTCTGCACCAAATTGGCGTGCCGGCGCATATTAAGGGTTACCATTATCTGCGCGATTCCATTCTCATGGCTGTTGAAAATCCAGATATTATCAATGCTGTTACCAAACAGCTTTACCCCGGTGTAGCTAAAAAATATGGCACAACACCCTCACGGGTAGAGCGCGCAATTCGCCATGCGATAGAGGTCGCGTGGGACCGCGGAGATGTGGATATTTTAAATTCTTATTTCGGCTACACTATCCACAACACACGCGGCAAACCGACTAATTCTGAGTTTATTGCCATGATTTCCGACCGCCTGCGCCTGCATATGAAAACGGCTGGCTGA
- the ilvD gene encoding dihydroxy-acid dehydratase — protein MNSDAIKKDVPKRALFHALGLTNEEIDRPLIGVVSSYNEIVPGHMNIDKIVQAVKTGVSMAGGTPLVFPAIAVCDGIAMGHRGMKYSLVTRELIADSTEAMTIAHALDALVLVPNCDKNVPGLLMAAARLNVPAIFVSGGPMLAGRVQGKKTSFSSASEAVGEYAAGRISKEVLDEYEANTCPTCGSCSGMYTANSMNCLTEALGMGLRGNGTIPAVYSSRLQLAKHAGMQIMKLLKDNILPRDIMTMDAFENALTVDMALGCSTNSALHLPAIAHECGLELNLDILNNISAHTPNLCHLAPAGHTYIEDLNEAGGVYALMNELASAGLLHTDCMTCTGRTVGENIKGCINKNPEVIRPLDNPYSKTGGIAVLRGNLAPDGSVVKRSAVSPEMLRHSGPARVFESEEEAMSAILGGKIHAGDVVVIRYEGPKGGPGMREMLNPTSAIMGCGLGSSVALITDGRFSGATRGAAIGHISPEAAVGGPIALVQEGDTIEIDIPANTIQLDVSDKELAARRAQWKPKEQHVTGYLARYAALVTSGSKGAVLSL, from the coding sequence ATGAACAGTGATGCAATTAAAAAAGACGTACCAAAACGCGCTTTGTTTCATGCGCTTGGTCTGACGAATGAAGAGATTGACCGCCCGCTAATCGGTGTTGTCAGCTCTTACAATGAAATCGTCCCAGGCCACATGAATATCGACAAAATCGTTCAGGCAGTGAAGACAGGCGTCTCCATGGCCGGCGGCACACCGCTCGTTTTTCCGGCGATTGCCGTTTGTGACGGTATTGCCATGGGTCACCGCGGCATGAAGTACAGCTTGGTTACACGCGAGCTGATTGCGGATTCTACAGAGGCGATGACCATTGCGCACGCACTGGATGCTTTGGTTCTGGTCCCAAACTGCGACAAAAATGTTCCCGGCCTGCTGATGGCTGCAGCGCGGCTCAACGTACCGGCAATTTTTGTCAGCGGCGGCCCCATGCTTGCAGGACGCGTGCAAGGGAAAAAGACCAGCTTCTCCAGTGCCAGTGAGGCAGTGGGTGAATACGCTGCAGGCCGCATTTCAAAAGAAGTACTGGATGAATACGAAGCAAATACCTGCCCAACCTGCGGCAGCTGTTCCGGTATGTACACAGCCAACAGCATGAACTGCCTGACAGAGGCACTGGGCATGGGCCTACGCGGCAACGGCACCATTCCTGCTGTTTATTCTTCCCGTCTGCAGCTTGCCAAACACGCCGGTATGCAGATTATGAAGCTGCTCAAAGACAACATCCTTCCGCGGGACATTATGACCATGGATGCTTTTGAAAATGCTCTGACGGTGGACATGGCCCTCGGCTGCAGCACCAACAGCGCCCTGCACCTGCCAGCAATCGCACACGAGTGCGGGCTGGAGCTTAATCTCGATATCCTCAACAATATCAGTGCACATACACCAAACCTGTGCCATTTGGCACCAGCAGGCCATACCTATATTGAGGACTTGAATGAAGCCGGCGGCGTTTATGCCCTGATGAATGAGCTGGCTTCGGCCGGCCTGCTGCACACGGACTGCATGACCTGCACCGGCAGGACCGTGGGCGAAAACATCAAGGGATGTATCAATAAGAATCCGGAAGTCATTCGTCCGCTCGACAATCCATACAGCAAAACCGGCGGCATTGCGGTTTTGCGTGGCAATTTGGCACCAGATGGCAGTGTCGTAAAACGCAGCGCTGTTTCTCCCGAGATGCTCAGACACAGCGGCCCTGCCAGAGTCTTTGAGAGTGAAGAAGAGGCAATGTCAGCTATTTTGGGAGGCAAGATTCATGCGGGCGACGTGGTTGTCATTCGCTATGAAGGCCCGAAAGGCGGCCCTGGCATGCGTGAAATGCTGAATCCGACGTCCGCCATTATGGGCTGCGGTTTGGGCAGCAGTGTTGCCCTGATTACAGACGGCCGCTTTAGTGGAGCTACCCGCGGCGCCGCAATCGGCCATATTTCGCCAGAGGCAGCTGTGGGCGGCCCGATTGCTCTTGTACAGGAAGGCGATACGATTGAAATCGATATTCCAGCGAATACCATTCAGCTGGATGTTTCGGACAAAGAGCTGGCTGCCCGCCGTGCCCAGTGGAAACCGAAAGAGCAGCACGTAACCGGCTATTTGGCGCGCTATGCGGCTTTGGTTACTTCCGGCAGCAAAGGAGCAGTCCTCTCACTGTAA
- the dhaS gene encoding dihydroxyacetone kinase transcriptional activator DhaS encodes MADSNITKKALADAMKSLMQEKSFSKISISDICTRCSMNRQSFYYHFRDKYDLVNWIFYTELIERLYKKMPNSGWNLLLDVCSYFYDNRQFYVNALQVTGQNSFTDYFADVMRAIVQPYFEEIFSGSTEDEKDMEYYVQLFTDACKAVICRWLFDWPDMQPAQFVALLRRAVVSSSNCVMQDEEQKKQGTTAADKAQK; translated from the coding sequence ATGGCAGATTCAAATATCACAAAAAAGGCACTTGCCGATGCAATGAAATCATTGATGCAGGAAAAGTCGTTTTCTAAAATCAGCATTAGTGACATCTGCACCCGCTGTTCGATGAATCGCCAGAGCTTTTACTATCATTTTCGCGATAAATACGATTTAGTAAACTGGATTTTTTACACAGAATTGATCGAGCGCCTTTATAAAAAAATGCCGAACAGCGGCTGGAACCTTTTGTTGGATGTTTGCAGCTATTTTTACGATAACCGCCAGTTTTACGTCAATGCCCTGCAGGTAACCGGGCAAAATTCCTTTACCGATTACTTTGCTGATGTTATGCGGGCAATTGTACAGCCCTATTTTGAGGAAATTTTCAGCGGTAGCACAGAAGACGAAAAAGACATGGAGTACTATGTGCAGCTTTTTACAGATGCCTGCAAAGCAGTTATTTGCCGCTGGCTGTTTGACTGGCCGGATATGCAGCCTGCACAGTTCGTAGCGCTTCTGCGCAGGGCGGTTGTCAGCTCTTCTAACTGCGTGATGCAGGATGAGGAACAGAAAAAGCAAGGCACGACAGCTGCGGATAAAGCACAGAAATAA
- a CDS encoding patatin family protein, whose protein sequence is MKIGIVLEGGGMRGIYSTGVLDAFLQEKFMADEVVGVSAGASIGISYVSMQYERGLRTTVNYAGQEDYISLHNFIKTKSLFGMDYIFGKIPEELDPFNYETFAKNPCKFYAGATEVHTGKTIYFGKEEIVPPCTVLRASCSLPVFSPVVPYKGGEYLDGGLLAPIPIQKALADGCDKLIIVLTRERGYRKEPQIGRPVYAQKYRHYPALVHIMDTRHKVYNSMLQTIQRMEHMGSAIIAAPDEPLPLDRFGTNHEQLLAAYNIGLEKGKEALQRAQKTWGLTLPLWPAGFPDASSVPLKK, encoded by the coding sequence ATGAAAATTGGTATTGTGCTGGAAGGCGGCGGAATGCGCGGCATTTACTCTACCGGCGTGCTGGATGCTTTTTTGCAGGAAAAATTTATGGCTGATGAAGTGGTCGGTGTGTCGGCCGGAGCTTCAATCGGCATTTCTTATGTTTCTATGCAGTACGAGCGCGGCCTGCGCACCACTGTAAACTATGCGGGACAGGAAGACTATATCAGTCTGCATAATTTTATCAAAACAAAATCCCTTTTTGGCATGGATTATATCTTTGGCAAAATTCCGGAAGAGCTGGACCCGTTTAATTACGAAACTTTTGCAAAGAATCCCTGTAAGTTCTATGCGGGCGCTACAGAAGTGCATACGGGAAAGACCATTTACTTTGGCAAAGAAGAAATTGTGCCGCCGTGTACAGTGCTGCGTGCCTCCTGCTCGCTGCCAGTCTTTTCACCAGTCGTGCCGTATAAGGGCGGCGAATACCTGGACGGCGGCCTTTTAGCGCCGATTCCTATACAGAAAGCCCTGGCAGACGGCTGTGACAAGCTGATAATTGTACTGACCCGCGAACGCGGCTACCGGAAAGAACCACAGATTGGCCGACCGGTCTATGCGCAGAAATACCGGCATTATCCGGCACTGGTGCACATTATGGATACGCGCCACAAGGTTTACAATAGTATGCTGCAGACCATTCAGCGCATGGAACACATGGGCAGCGCTATTATCGCCGCACCGGACGAACCGCTGCCGCTTGACCGTTTTGGCACAAACCACGAGCAGCTGCTGGCAGCCTACAACATTGGTCTTGAAAAAGGAAAAGAAGCTTTGCAGCGTGCACAGAAAACCTGGGGCCTTACCCTGCCGCTCTGGCCGGCAGGCTTCCCCGACGCAAGTTCCGTTCCACTGAAAAAATAA
- a CDS encoding VanZ family protein, which translates to MGQAESSLLFRRRLFLLLALCCMVLIFCFSAQSGPSSDRASMPIAVWLGRALPLSVPVLHHFVRKVAHFTVYLLLSVFVSGWLSTFRLRPAARLFAAVLFCAAYAAGDEFHQSFTALRTPSGWDVLLDTMGALTGAVLWSLFFRMYQKRMLRKKVQP; encoded by the coding sequence ATGGGGCAGGCAGAGAGCAGTCTGCTTTTCCGGCGGCGGCTTTTTCTACTGCTGGCCCTCTGCTGTATGGTGCTGATTTTTTGCTTTTCGGCGCAGAGCGGACCTTCCAGTGACCGTGCCAGTATGCCGATTGCTGTGTGGCTGGGGCGGGCGCTTCCGCTTTCGGTGCCGGTGCTGCATCATTTTGTACGCAAAGTGGCTCACTTTACCGTTTACCTTTTGCTGTCCGTTTTTGTTTCCGGATGGCTTTCCACGTTTCGCCTGCGGCCGGCAGCGCGGCTTTTTGCCGCGGTCCTGTTCTGTGCGGCCTATGCGGCAGGGGACGAGTTTCACCAGTCCTTTACAGCTTTGCGTACGCCCTCTGGGTGGGATGTGCTGCTGGATACCATGGGCGCTTTGACAGGGGCTGTCCTTTGGTCACTGTTTTTCCGGATGTATCAAAAAAGAATGCTGAGAAAGAAGGTGCAGCCTTGA
- a CDS encoding zinc ribbon domain-containing protein: MICPNCGYDNLPNAHYCTKCGKALKPGEPPAPDEDLLREEDDYDEEDEYYEPYDEEGPKHHTYAPLITLIVLLCIAGVAASFTFAWHQERGAWPWESFLVSSASSKPAAVSSSQAPLSPQKAVTSYTAAEIAAQVRRSGFQTFTVAEAEISSIKVDSQSLSDADLVQFTVNKSMAQVHMQLRVPTQSSVSSTSQSTASSQAAASSAVVSKPTVTAWGVDTWKLTGTWNDSDGNALLIDTCNSGSMTARYIPAGTVESRSVSGTISGSGDISLISSKTRLSGRFSPSGTALLTVTVNNGSPATQQFVMLSSAIATLPSASAASSASSSSGASSPAAPSASSTGSSASSAVSSLPGA; encoded by the coding sequence TTGATTTGCCCAAACTGCGGATATGATAATCTTCCCAATGCACATTACTGCACGAAATGCGGCAAAGCGTTGAAGCCGGGCGAGCCGCCTGCGCCCGATGAGGACCTGTTGCGTGAAGAAGACGATTATGATGAGGAAGACGAGTACTATGAACCGTATGATGAAGAAGGACCAAAGCATCATACGTATGCGCCGCTTATTACGCTGATTGTTCTGCTGTGCATAGCCGGTGTCGCTGCCAGCTTTACCTTTGCGTGGCATCAGGAGCGCGGCGCATGGCCGTGGGAAAGCTTCTTAGTCAGCAGCGCGTCGTCAAAGCCTGCGGCTGTTTCTTCTTCTCAAGCGCCGCTGTCCCCGCAAAAAGCAGTGACTTCCTATACAGCTGCTGAGATTGCTGCCCAGGTGCGGCGCAGCGGCTTCCAAACATTTACTGTAGCGGAAGCAGAGATTTCTTCTATTAAAGTTGATTCACAGTCGTTATCAGATGCAGACCTGGTGCAGTTTACCGTCAATAAATCCATGGCGCAGGTGCATATGCAGCTGCGGGTTCCCACGCAGTCGTCTGTCTCCAGCACTTCACAAAGCACTGCCTCGTCACAAGCTGCTGCATCTTCGGCAGTGGTGAGCAAGCCCACTGTAACCGCGTGGGGAGTGGATACCTGGAAACTGACGGGTACTTGGAATGACTCAGACGGCAATGCGCTGTTAATTGATACTTGCAATTCCGGCAGCATGACTGCGCGCTATATTCCCGCCGGTACTGTGGAAAGCCGCTCTGTTTCCGGTACGATTTCGGGCAGCGGTGATATTTCCCTGATCAGCAGCAAAACTCGTTTAAGCGGCCGCTTTTCGCCCAGTGGCACTGCGCTGCTTACGGTGACTGTCAATAACGGCAGCCCGGCCACACAGCAATTTGTCATGCTCTCTTCGGCGATTGCAACACTGCCAAGCGCCTCTGCGGCGTCTTCTGCATCCTCCTCTTCGGGGGCCTCCAGCCCGGCAGCCCCATCGGCTTCGTCTACAGGCAGTTCTGCGTCTTCTGCTGTTTCCTCTTTACCCGGTGCTTAA
- a CDS encoding MurT ligase domain-containing protein, with protein sequence MRLRSAFAVFVARLVSWGERHILHVGASAMPGRFALRIDPQVLGQLAPKLKKGSIVVCGTNGKTTTNNIICRAVQSSGCSVLCNRAGANMASGVVTALLPGKGADWGVMEADELSTPHIVPFLKPKYMVLLNIFRDQLDRCGEIDTVMQAIISALEQSPETVLIYNADDPFCSFIASHAKHTIAFGIAEDLHLPQDRVTGGRFCMKCGTQLEYDYRQYGQLGAFHCPKCDFRRAPLDFAATDVKLGGGIAFTVGDTTIQTRYSGVYMVYNLLAAYAAARSLNCSAESFQKTLDQYDPKNGRLQKFTVQGHPVMLNLAKNPTGFNQNMALLLQDQGPKVIYFIINDNDNDGNDISWLWDVDFERLAQEKEMIVYAGGHRMNDLQVRLKYAGIPSELVSTVAEAAEKTRALPQEHRLYVLTNYSALAPTQRELRALSGEDKS encoded by the coding sequence ATGCGGTTAAGAAGTGCGTTTGCGGTTTTTGTTGCCCGCCTGGTCAGCTGGGGAGAAAGACACATCCTGCACGTAGGGGCCAGTGCCATGCCGGGGCGCTTTGCCCTGCGGATTGACCCGCAGGTGCTGGGACAGCTTGCCCCAAAACTAAAAAAAGGTTCTATTGTTGTATGTGGAACCAACGGAAAAACAACGACGAATAATATTATCTGCCGCGCGGTGCAGAGCAGCGGCTGTTCGGTGCTGTGCAACCGCGCAGGTGCCAACATGGCTTCCGGAGTGGTGACGGCGCTTTTGCCCGGGAAAGGAGCAGATTGGGGCGTGATGGAAGCGGACGAGCTTTCTACGCCGCACATTGTTCCTTTTTTAAAGCCAAAATACATGGTGCTGCTCAATATTTTCCGCGATCAGCTCGACCGCTGCGGCGAGATCGATACCGTAATGCAGGCCATTATTTCTGCACTGGAGCAGTCGCCGGAAACTGTTTTGATTTACAATGCAGATGATCCTTTCTGCTCCTTTATTGCTTCTCATGCCAAGCACACCATTGCTTTTGGTATTGCAGAAGACCTGCACCTGCCGCAAGACCGGGTTACCGGCGGACGTTTCTGTATGAAGTGCGGCACGCAGCTGGAGTACGATTACCGGCAGTATGGGCAGCTGGGCGCATTCCACTGTCCGAAGTGTGATTTCCGCCGTGCACCGCTCGATTTTGCCGCGACAGATGTCAAGTTAGGCGGCGGTATTGCTTTTACGGTCGGCGATACAACAATTCAGACGCGCTACAGCGGCGTATATATGGTGTACAACCTGCTTGCAGCGTACGCGGCCGCACGCAGCCTTAACTGCAGTGCCGAGAGCTTTCAAAAGACTTTGGACCAGTATGACCCGAAAAACGGCCGTCTGCAGAAGTTTACCGTACAGGGGCACCCGGTCATGCTGAACCTGGCGAAAAACCCAACGGGCTTTAATCAGAATATGGCTCTGCTCCTGCAGGACCAGGGCCCAAAAGTCATCTATTTTATCATCAACGACAACGACAACGACGGCAACGATATTTCCTGGCTGTGGGATGTTGACTTTGAGCGCTTGGCGCAGGAAAAAGAAATGATTGTTTACGCCGGCGGCCACCGCATGAATGATCTTCAGGTACGTCTGAAATATGCCGGCATTCCATCAGAGCTGGTCAGCACTGTAGCAGAGGCTGCGGAAAAGACCCGCGCCTTGCCGCAGGAGCACCGCCTTTATGTGCTGACAAATTACTCAGCGCTTGCGCCCACCCAGCGGGAACTGCGCGCTTTGAGCGGGGAGGATAAATCATGA
- a CDS encoding glutamine amidotransferase: MKLKIAHLYPELLNLYGDGGNIICMQKRCAWRGIEAEVCTVHCGDPVDFSDVDIVFIGGGTDREQKIVCDALLAEKKQLHDYVEAGGVLLAVCGGYQLLGHNYLLGDELVEGIGVVDLKTERGEGRLIGNVMIQSDICEMPIVGYENHGGRTYLGDCQPLGKVISAGGYGNNGTDGHEGVHYKNVVGTYLHGPLLPKNPQVCDYLLRTALTRRYGEGYDFPKLDDTIEINANRVMQERLKESVANKMKVNARGKS; encoded by the coding sequence ATGAAACTGAAAATTGCACATCTTTATCCGGAACTGCTGAATCTTTACGGCGACGGCGGCAACATCATCTGTATGCAAAAGCGCTGTGCATGGCGCGGCATAGAGGCAGAGGTCTGTACGGTGCACTGTGGCGACCCGGTTGACTTTTCTGATGTCGATATCGTCTTTATTGGCGGCGGCACCGACCGCGAGCAGAAAATTGTCTGTGACGCTCTGTTAGCAGAAAAAAAGCAGCTGCATGACTATGTTGAGGCAGGGGGAGTTCTCTTGGCGGTCTGCGGCGGCTACCAGCTTTTGGGGCACAACTACCTGCTTGGCGACGAATTGGTTGAGGGAATCGGTGTTGTGGATCTGAAAACCGAGCGCGGCGAGGGCCGCTTAATCGGCAATGTCATGATTCAAAGCGACATCTGTGAAATGCCGATTGTCGGCTATGAAAACCATGGCGGCCGCACCTATCTGGGCGACTGCCAGCCGCTTGGAAAGGTCATTTCAGCCGGCGGCTACGGCAATAACGGAACCGACGGACATGAAGGTGTGCATTACAAAAATGTGGTTGGTACATATCTGCATGGGCCGTTGCTGCCAAAGAACCCGCAGGTGTGCGATTACCTGCTGCGTACGGCGCTGACCCGCCGCTATGGCGAGGGGTACGATTTTCCGAAACTTGATGATACGATTGAAATCAATGCCAACCGTGTGATGCAGGAACGCCTGAAAGAGTCAGTTGCTAATAAAATGAAAGTTAATGCACGCGGTAAAAGTTGA
- the pepT gene encoding peptidase T, protein MKAAQRLLKYVQIYTTSDELSDTVPTAAREFDLANLLAAEMKGLGLQKVRVTDTCYVYGELSATPGCEDAPAIGFISHMDTAPDFCGKNIHPQIHKDYDGDEIKLGSSGRILSPAAFPDLAKMKGKTLITSDGSTLLGADDKAGIAEILTACERLAAENLPHGRVCIAFTPDEEVGRGATHFDISGFGAKLAYTVDGGEVSEITYENFNAAGAELTFHGFNVHPGDAKNVMNNASLLAIEANSMLPAAEIPAHTSGREGFFHLISMSGCTEEAHLSYIIRDHSKEHFAIRKDMLRQIVRTLNEKYGKGTVDLKITDEYQNMLPFVKPYPQLIDNARAAIRALGLTPFEEPIRGGTDGAVLSTKGLPCPNLGTGGHAYHGPYEHIAAEDMDMCTSILVGIIRRFAKSGK, encoded by the coding sequence GTGAAAGCAGCTCAAAGACTTTTAAAATATGTACAGATCTACACGACCTCTGACGAATTGTCCGACACTGTGCCAACCGCGGCAAGAGAATTTGACCTTGCAAACCTGCTGGCAGCAGAAATGAAGGGACTAGGCCTGCAGAAGGTGCGTGTAACAGACACCTGCTATGTTTACGGAGAACTCAGCGCAACACCCGGCTGTGAAGACGCACCGGCAATCGGCTTCATTTCCCACATGGATACCGCGCCGGATTTCTGCGGCAAAAATATACATCCGCAAATCCACAAAGACTACGACGGCGACGAAATCAAACTCGGCAGCAGTGGACGCATCCTTTCACCGGCGGCATTTCCGGACCTTGCAAAGATGAAAGGGAAAACGCTGATTACTTCTGACGGCTCAACTCTGCTCGGTGCGGACGACAAGGCAGGCATCGCTGAAATTCTGACCGCCTGTGAGCGGCTGGCTGCGGAAAACCTGCCGCATGGGCGGGTGTGCATCGCCTTTACGCCGGACGAAGAAGTCGGCCGCGGCGCAACACATTTTGATATTTCCGGATTTGGCGCAAAGCTCGCCTATACTGTAGATGGCGGTGAAGTGAGCGAAATCACCTATGAAAACTTCAATGCGGCCGGCGCCGAACTGACTTTTCACGGCTTTAATGTACACCCCGGCGACGCAAAGAATGTGATGAATAATGCTTCCCTTCTCGCAATCGAAGCCAACAGCATGCTGCCCGCCGCGGAAATTCCTGCGCATACCTCTGGCAGAGAGGGCTTTTTCCATCTTATCAGCATGAGCGGCTGCACTGAAGAAGCGCACCTTTCCTATATCATTCGTGACCACTCAAAAGAGCACTTCGCTATCCGCAAAGACATGCTGCGCCAAATCGTAAGGACCTTAAATGAGAAATACGGAAAAGGAACCGTCGACCTGAAGATCACCGACGAGTACCAAAATATGCTTCCTTTTGTCAAGCCCTATCCGCAGCTGATTGACAACGCACGCGCCGCTATCCGCGCACTTGGCCTTACGCCGTTTGAGGAGCCAATCCGCGGCGGCACAGACGGTGCTGTCCTGAGCACAAAGGGGCTGCCCTGCCCCAACCTAGGCACAGGTGGCCACGCTTACCACGGCCCGTATGAACACATTGCAGCGGAAGATATGGATATGTGTACTTCGATCCTGGTAGGAATTATCCGCCGCTTCGCAAAATCCGGAAAATAA